CCGGCGCGCGTGGCCCGAATGTATGCCGAAATGTTCAGCGGCCTGCACGACGATCCACGCATCCACTTGAAAAAAGTCTTCACCGAGAAGTACGACGAGGTCGTGCTCGTGAAAGACATCAGCTTCAACAGCATGTGCGAGCATCACATGCTCCCGTTCCACGGCAAGGCCCACATCGGCTACATCCCGCAAGGGAAAGTACTCGGGCTCTCGAAGCTCGCGCGGGTCGTCGAGGTCGTCTCGAAGCGTCCGCAAGTGCAAGAGCGAATGACGGAGACGATCGCCGACCTCATGGTTTCGGAATTGAACCCCAAGGGGGTCGCCGTGGTCGTCGAAGCAAGTCACTCCTGCATGACCATTCGCGGCGTGAAGAAGCCGGGAAGCATGTGCGTCACGTCGGCGATGCGCGGACTCTTTCGCTCGAACCTTTCGAGTCGTTCCGAAGTGATGACGCTCATCTACGGCGACCGGCGCTAGCGAGTCTGCCGAACATGCTGCTACTCTCGCAGTTCCTCTACCGTCTCTCGTTCGGCATGGCCGCGGCCATGGCGATCACGCCGGCGCGGCTTGTCACCAGCGGCTACTACCGCAACAACTTGTATGTGCTGCTCGGCATGAATTTGCTCGTAGCACTCGCGGCCTGGGGAGGCGCAGCGACCGAGCCCAGCGCTTCCCGGTTCCCAGCAACCGCGGCACTCATTCTCTGTTACGTGGGCTCGGCGCTCTGGCTCTACGAAAAGCCGCGGCTCGGCATCGCAGCGCTCGTCGCCGTCGCGGGCTCGACCCTCTTCGGCGTTTTCGCGACGACGCAAGCGACCGATAAGCCGGCCTCGCTCGTTGCGCTCGCCTATGCCGACTCGCTCGCCTCCGGCCTGCTGCTCGGTGCGACGATGGCCGCGATGTTGCTCGGCCATTGGTATCTCAACGCACCCGGCATGCGCATCCAACCCCTCTTTCGCCTCACGGCCTGCATGGCCGGGGCGCTGGTGCTGCGAACCATCGTGAGCGGTATCGGCTTCGCGGGTTCCATGTCCGCAGGGGTCGCGTTCGAAAACGCTCAGTGGTTCATGCTCGCCTTGCGTTGGCTCGCGGGCATCTTCGGTACGGCCGGGCTGATCGCCATGACCTGGAGCACGCTGAAAATCCCGAATACGCAGGCCGCGACCGGAATGCTGTATGTTGCCGTCATTACGACGTTTTTGGGCGAACTCCTAGGGCAACTCCTGTCGGTCGGAAGCTTGTATCCTCTATGATGGAGCGTAGTATGCCTAGTACGCTTCCCTCGCTAGAAACACGCCGCCGAATCTTCCCGCCTATGAACGTCACGTTCGCTTGCCCTCGTTGCGATCAGTCCGTGCGAACCGAAGTGGCCGATAGCGCCGCTACGGTCGTCTGCACGGCCTGCAATGGTTCGATCGCGATTCCGCCGGGAGCGTTCGAGGCCGGTCAGTTGAAGCAGTGCTTAGTCTGTCCGAGCACCGATCTGTTCGTGCGCAAAGATTTTTCGCAGCGGCTCGGCGTGTCGATCGTCGCAGCCGGGTTCGCCGCGAGTTGCGTCACTTGGTATTTCTATCTCCCTTATTGGACCTACGGCATTCTCTTCGCTACGGCCGGGCTCGATGTCGTGCTGTATTTCTTCGTCCCCAACTGCTTGAACTGCTACCGTTGCGATGCGCAGTATCGCGGCCTGGCCGATCTCGACAAACACGAAGCCTTCAACCTCGAAACACACGAGCGCTACCGCCAACAGACGATCCGGCTGCGCGAAGCCGCAATCGCCGCCGAGCGCTCTTCCACACGCAAGCCCGCGCCGCAAACCACGAAGAGTTAACGCCCGTACCATTAAGTAGTCGCTCCGCTTCCTCGGAAACCTTGCCTCGGAATGCCCTCTCTTCGACGCGGTCGCCCCCTTCATGGATCCACAGCGTCAACGCATTCAAGAAGACCTTCGCGGACTGCTCGCGGGGGAAGTCCGTTGCGACGACGTCTTTTTGCAACTCTATGCGACCGACGCGAGCGTCTACCGTGTTCGCCCCCTCGGGGTCATTCGTCCGAAGTCGACCGACGATGTCGTAGCCGCCGCGCGCTACTGCCATGAAAACCAAATCACGCTGCATGCCCGCGGCGCAGGGTCGGGCCTCGCCGGCGAGTCGCTCGGGCCGGGGCTGATCATCGATTTTTCAGTCCACATGCGCCGCATTCTCGCCGTGGGCGACGATACGGTTCGCCTCCAGCCGGGCGTCGTCCACGAACGACTCAATACAGCGCTGGCGAAACATGGCCGAACGTTCGGGCCCGATCCTTCGAACAGCGTCGTCACGACGATGGGGAGCGTCGTCGCGATCGATGCTTCCGGCCGGCATTGGCTGAAATACGGCTCGGCGCGGCGGCATGTGAAGAGCCTGCGCATCGTCTTGCCCGACGGCACGCGGCTGGATGTCGGCCGCGAACCGCTCGTCGCCGGCGAGAGCGTCTCGACGGACGAACGCTTGCGCGAGCTGGTGAATTCGCTTGTCAGGCTATTGCGCGACAATCGCGAATTACTCGAACGACATCGTCCCCGCTCGCGCGTGAATCGAAGCGGCTACGAGATCTTCGACGTCTTGCGAGAAGACTCGCTCGATCTCGCCGGCATCATCGCCGGAAGCGAAGGCACGCTCGCCCTGATTACCGAGATCACGCTCGCCACGCAGCCGATCGCACGGCACTCCGGCATGGCGATGCTCCTCTTCGAGCGGATGGAGTATGCAGCGCGCGCCGTACACGACGTCGTCGACCTGGAGCCGATCGCGTGCGACCTGATGGACCGCCGCCACTTAGGCCTGGCCCGCGAAATCGATCCGCGCTACGAAACATTGATCCCAATCGAAACGGAAGCGATGCTGCTCGTCGAGGTCGACGGCGACGATCCGACCGTCGTGCGCGAGAAGTTGCGGAAGATCATCGATCAAGTAAAGATCCGCAAAGCACTCGC
This genomic stretch from Planctomycetia bacterium harbors:
- the folE gene encoding GTP cyclohydrolase I FolE; this translates as MADGSRYSACGGDDEENGCAPTAQTPAAGSKSVVDLKRIERAVREILAAVGEDPDREGLLETPARVARMYAEMFSGLHDDPRIHLKKVFTEKYDEVVLVKDISFNSMCEHHMLPFHGKAHIGYIPQGKVLGLSKLARVVEVVSKRPQVQERMTETIADLMVSELNPKGVAVVVEASHSCMTIRGVKKPGSMCVTSAMRGLFRSNLSSRSEVMTLIYGDRR